The Halichoerus grypus chromosome 14, mHalGry1.hap1.1, whole genome shotgun sequence genome contains a region encoding:
- the TOR4A gene encoding torsin-4A, translating to MDGGQPSLEPAAAGPSIPGPSVIAPLRAVVRLRRRVCLLRKRRLLPPGTGSASGAGTPRPGCGSRAPHADLDQPQFFTFDGPAQLPSRTPRKRRRRSRVVLYPETSRKCRPHAERRSRAQRCLLLLVAIVGFQVLNAIENLDDNAQRYDLDGLEKALQRAVFGQPAAVGRIVALLRDYLATHVHSRPLLLALHGPSGVGKSHVGRLLARHFRAVLEGGALVLQYHARHHCPEPRAAQACREELAGLVADVVARAEAEEKTPLVVLDEAELLPPALLDELHGFLQPQRAHHFHNAIYVLLSSAGGSEITRFVLQNASRALPQRSDGARGAHGDRDGAAAAQAEEELRARLRALLVREHPLWQAAAIVPFLLLDKRDVVNCFRDEMAGEGFFPEPARAELLAAQLSYYRVAGREFAVTGCKQVVARVNLL from the coding sequence ATGGACGGCGGCCAGCCCAGTCTGGAGCCCGCCGCCGCGGGCCCCAGCATCCCCGGCCCGAGCGTGATCGCGCCGCTGCGCGCCGTGGTCCGCCTGCGTCGCCGCGTGTGCCTCCTGCGCAAGCGGCGCCTCCTGCCGCCGGGCACGGGCTCGGCCTCCGGCGCTGGAACGCCCAGACCCGGCTGCGGCTCCAGGGCGCCGCACGCTGACCTGGACCAGCCGCAGTTCTTCACCTTCGACGGCCCGGCGCAGCTGCCGTCCAGGACGCCGCGCAAGAGGCGCCGGCGCAGCCGTGTGGTGCTCTACCCCGAGACCTCGCGCAAGTGCCGGCCGCACGCGGAGCGCCGGAGCCGCGCGCAGCGCTGCCTGTTGCTGCTCGTGGCCATCGTGGGCTTCCAGGTGCTCAACGCCATCGAGAACCTGGACGATAACGCGCAGCGCTACGACCTCGACGGGCTGGAGAAGGCGCTGCAGCGCGCCGTGTTCGGTCAGCCGGCTGCTGTGGGGCGCATCGTGGCGCTGCTGCGGGACTACCTGGCCACGCACGTGCACAGCCGCCCGCTGCTTCTGGCGCTGCACGGGCCCAGCGGCGTGGGCAAGAGCCACGTGGGCCGCCTGCTGGCGCGCCACTTCCGCGCTGTGCTCGAGGGCGGCGCGCTCGTGCTGCAGTACCACGCGCGCCACCACTGCCCCGAGCCGCGCGCTGCGCAGGCCTGCCGGGAGGAGCTGGCGGGGCTGGTGGCCGACGTGGTGGCGCGGGCCGAGGCGGAGGAGAAGACCCCGCTCGTGGTGCTGGATGAGGCGGAGCTCCTGCCGCCGGCGCTGCTGGACGAGCTGCATGGCTTCCTGCAGCCGCAGCGTGCCCACCACTTCCACAACGCCATTTATGTGCTCCTCAGCAGTGCGGGCGGCTCGGAGATCACGCGCTTCGTGCTGCAGAACGCATCCCGCGCGCTGCCCCAGCGCTCCGACGGCGCCCGCGGTGCCCACGGCGACCGGGACGGGGCGGCAGCGGCGCAGGCCGAGGAGGAGCTGCGCGCCCGCCTGCGGGCGCTCCTGGTCCGCGAGCACCCGCTGTGGCAGGCGGCGGCCATCGTGCCCTTCCTGCTGCTGGACAAGCGGGACGTGGTCAACTGCTTCCGGGACGAGATGGCCGGGGAGGGCTTCTTCCCAGAGCCAGCCCGCGCTGAGCTCCTGGCGGCGCAGCTCAGCTACTACCGCGTCGCTGGCCGTGAGTTCGCCGTCACCGGCTGCAAGCAGGTGGTGGCCAGGGTGAATCTCTTGTAG